A portion of the Roseimicrobium gellanilyticum genome contains these proteins:
- a CDS encoding alpha/beta hydrolase encodes MNLRLPQYARLLSWSLLLLIMGILTSCVGYIPPHSGESVHRDIVFARTPQRDLKLDLYVPETKTKEPPPVVIWMYGGSWKFGWKDIHVVLRDLSHHGFAVASIQYRFSKEAPFPAQLQDARAAVAWLQENGARYGVDGSRIGVSGESAGAHIAALLGVLDGPPDIRAVCAFSPPANLVALYEKHAWTGNQTIANLLRARLPAHNDLAAAASPTFNVRRGASPFLILHGRLDPLVPVQQSEELNDALHAHGVESTLKVFPNKAHWFSINQKEIAGVAKFFHRHLD; translated from the coding sequence ATGAACCTCCGACTGCCGCAATACGCACGTTTGTTATCATGGAGCCTGTTGCTCCTGATCATGGGCATTCTGACGAGCTGTGTGGGGTACATCCCTCCTCACTCCGGTGAGAGTGTGCATCGGGACATTGTCTTCGCCCGGACACCTCAGCGCGATCTGAAGCTGGACCTCTATGTGCCGGAGACCAAAACCAAGGAGCCTCCACCCGTCGTGATCTGGATGTACGGCGGAAGCTGGAAGTTCGGGTGGAAGGACATTCACGTCGTGCTCAGGGATCTCTCCCACCACGGTTTCGCTGTTGCCTCGATCCAGTACCGCTTCAGCAAGGAAGCTCCGTTTCCCGCTCAGTTGCAGGATGCCCGCGCCGCTGTGGCATGGCTTCAAGAAAACGGCGCACGCTACGGTGTGGACGGCTCGCGTATTGGCGTGAGCGGCGAATCTGCAGGTGCGCACATCGCAGCACTGCTTGGAGTGCTGGATGGTCCGCCAGACATTCGTGCCGTGTGCGCGTTTTCACCACCCGCAAATCTCGTCGCGCTGTATGAAAAGCATGCGTGGACGGGCAATCAGACCATTGCCAATCTTTTGCGTGCGCGACTTCCGGCGCATAACGATCTCGCCGCGGCTGCCAGCCCCACCTTCAACGTGCGCCGTGGCGCTTCCCCATTCCTCATTCTTCACGGCCGTCTCGATCCCCTTGTGCCCGTGCAGCAAAGCGAGGAACTCAACGACGCCTTGCATGCGCATGGGGTGGAGTCCACCCTCAAGGTTTTCCCGAACAAAGCGCACTGGTTCAGCATCAATCAGAAGGAGATTGCTGGGGTGGCAAAGTTCTTCCACCGGCACCTTGATTGA
- a CDS encoding ankyrin repeat domain-containing protein — translation MNSQEDNRSIPELLQDLAKATTERPEGIVDWMHYGFRLRCAGMWDPAVRYGTLDRLEELALSLSGNVMVQLTPLFEQRAWMAGRHGLCTLADLLWPRISPTAQGNFLAGAAHLLEGDALSVPINDSSGIPSTEKEAEALSTWIPRRLPTVRLEAPAAAEIGACAIIAKHNSLLQCLLSRDDLPEGPVPRFSGYRDQLRFEEQLSQQSTCVLDVLLEAAVRCVRSEAVQLLLERGANPNVPCWILERNFNEWHSALSYAIKEGREKHEEEADKIIGLLLSHGATPQGLDCAGRNLPLMLAIQQRDWTLSDLLLDLGATFEGGQPYGENGYGHKGKVISEVHLTMGYSKEDLQWVEQKLSPLIPLVKPWEIPLFLQGDGQGGHIITFLHGLASDQHITELRKYEARGLGTVLTPVLLLNLINGGCYEALQHLLRDNPNLRRIMFRIRRRDPDFATQGNELMRCVPEHDGSNALLGFHPCEETALTLADGTRLHAWLDCVAPPAHSHGPISPGCFWLQTISADHRRRGKHVETLRTRRIWRAVKVPKNDYQLEDFIPLVKEVNGTFFLLGITLRSLPYGQELPEVWKESIALWKNGVAIHLIREQFVERMTAQMSMNVDAPQPVLSEKELKAYPPEFWPYLLRLSDGTIGMTPDSCRLKPGMLDLYDVWARQNKPDKNRPIDPRLLAWRMWPQIPIELRPFFHFDELFQKPSVRHDARNAYEEEMIRAAVQWNNEWMMQSLKDADL, via the coding sequence ATGAATTCGCAGGAAGACAACCGGAGCATTCCAGAACTCCTCCAAGACCTCGCCAAGGCCACCACCGAGCGGCCCGAGGGCATCGTAGACTGGATGCACTACGGGTTCAGGTTGCGCTGCGCAGGCATGTGGGATCCGGCAGTCCGGTATGGGACCTTGGACAGATTGGAAGAGCTGGCTCTGAGCCTGTCCGGCAATGTCATGGTCCAACTCACGCCCTTATTTGAGCAACGTGCGTGGATGGCAGGAAGACACGGGCTGTGCACGCTCGCCGACCTTCTCTGGCCAAGAATCTCGCCCACCGCCCAGGGAAATTTCCTCGCCGGTGCGGCGCATCTTCTGGAGGGTGATGCTCTCTCGGTGCCGATCAATGACAGCAGCGGGATTCCATCGACGGAAAAGGAAGCTGAAGCTCTCTCCACCTGGATACCGCGGCGCCTGCCAACGGTCCGTCTGGAAGCTCCGGCCGCCGCCGAAATCGGGGCCTGCGCCATCATCGCCAAACACAACTCCCTGCTGCAATGCCTCCTCAGTCGGGATGATTTGCCGGAAGGCCCTGTCCCGAGATTCAGCGGTTACCGGGATCAACTCCGCTTTGAAGAGCAACTTTCCCAACAAAGCACGTGCGTCCTCGATGTGCTTCTGGAGGCTGCGGTGCGATGCGTGCGTTCCGAGGCGGTGCAGCTTCTGCTCGAGCGTGGAGCCAATCCCAACGTCCCCTGCTGGATCCTGGAGCGAAACTTCAACGAATGGCACAGCGCCCTCTCCTATGCGATCAAGGAAGGGCGGGAGAAGCACGAGGAAGAAGCGGACAAGATCATCGGATTGCTGCTCTCCCATGGAGCCACCCCTCAAGGGCTCGACTGTGCAGGAAGGAATCTGCCGCTGATGCTGGCCATCCAGCAGCGGGACTGGACTCTTTCAGACTTGCTTTTGGATCTGGGCGCGACCTTTGAAGGTGGCCAGCCTTATGGAGAGAATGGCTATGGACACAAGGGGAAGGTCATTTCAGAAGTGCACCTCACGATGGGATACAGCAAGGAGGACCTGCAGTGGGTGGAGCAGAAGCTCTCACCACTGATACCTCTCGTGAAACCCTGGGAGATTCCTCTCTTTCTCCAAGGTGATGGTCAAGGCGGACACATCATCACGTTTCTGCACGGCCTCGCGTCTGACCAGCACATTACCGAATTGAGAAAGTATGAAGCAAGAGGACTGGGCACCGTACTCACGCCCGTACTCCTGCTCAATCTCATCAACGGAGGATGCTACGAGGCACTGCAACATCTCCTGCGGGACAATCCCAACCTCAGGCGAATCATGTTCCGCATCCGGCGGCGTGACCCCGACTTCGCCACGCAGGGAAATGAGCTGATGCGATGCGTGCCGGAGCACGATGGCTCCAATGCGCTATTGGGGTTCCACCCCTGCGAAGAGACCGCACTCACCCTTGCGGATGGCACCCGCCTACACGCGTGGCTGGATTGCGTTGCGCCACCCGCGCACAGCCATGGACCGATAAGTCCGGGATGCTTTTGGTTGCAGACCATTTCTGCGGACCATCGCCGCCGAGGGAAACATGTGGAGACACTCCGCACGCGCCGCATTTGGCGTGCCGTGAAGGTGCCCAAGAATGACTACCAACTCGAAGATTTCATCCCCCTGGTCAAGGAGGTGAATGGCACCTTCTTCCTGCTGGGCATCACCCTCAGGTCGCTGCCTTATGGCCAAGAACTGCCAGAAGTTTGGAAGGAAAGCATCGCCCTTTGGAAGAATGGAGTCGCCATACACCTGATTCGCGAGCAGTTCGTCGAGCGCATGACCGCGCAAATGTCCATGAACGTGGACGCTCCGCAACCGGTCTTGAGTGAAAAGGAATTGAAAGCCTACCCTCCTGAATTCTGGCCCTATCTGCTCAGATTGAGTGATGGCACCATCGGCATGACTCCAGACAGCTGCCGCCTCAAGCCCGGCATGCTGGACCTCTACGACGTATGGGCGAGGCAAAACAAGCCCGACAAGAATCGCCCCATCGATCCAAGGCTGTTAGCATGGAGGATGTGGCCCCAGATTCCGATAGAACTGCGCCCCTTTTTCCACTTCGACGAGCTGTTTCAGAAGCCCTCTGTGCGTCACGACGCCCGCAATGCGTATGAAGAGGAGATGATTCGTGCGGCCGTGCAGTGGAACAATGAGTGGATGATGCAGTCACTCAAAGACGCCGATCTGTAA
- a CDS encoding 3-keto-disaccharide hydrolase gives MKRTLLLSAFALVAGFTSAAEPPAGFTALFNKKDLTGWRGGSTFDHRKLLEMPEAERKAQIEKWTAKMMEVSDKTGKPHWYVEGDELVNDGFGDYATTEKDYGDFELLVEYKTVPKADSGIYLRGVPQVQIWDSTESDEKAVQLGKPKGSGGLWNNAAGNPGKDPLVKADKAFGEWNKFRIVMVGSRVSIWLNDQLVVDHAILENYYDKAKPKGNTPPPAPRPVPAKGPIQLQTHGGEIRWKNIFIREIGAEEANKILSSKGGEGFKSVWNGKDFDGWAGPLENYEVVDGAIRCKDKKGGTVYWNQDLKDFAARVEFKVPAGGNNGLAIRYPGQGDTAYVGMTELQVLDNDAEKYAKLDARQFHGSAYGMVAAQRGYTRPAGEWNFQEVTVKGSTIKVELNGTVILDADLSKVDPSTVMGSKPDAPKAHPGLNRTNGFFGFAGHSDPVSFKDVQVKSL, from the coding sequence ATGAAACGCACCCTACTACTCTCCGCCTTTGCCCTGGTGGCCGGCTTCACTTCCGCAGCGGAACCGCCCGCGGGATTCACGGCTCTCTTCAACAAGAAGGATCTCACTGGTTGGCGCGGCGGCAGCACCTTTGACCATCGCAAGCTCCTCGAAATGCCGGAGGCAGAGCGCAAGGCGCAAATCGAAAAGTGGACCGCCAAGATGATGGAGGTCAGTGACAAGACCGGCAAGCCCCACTGGTATGTGGAAGGCGATGAACTGGTGAACGATGGCTTCGGCGACTACGCGACCACGGAGAAGGACTACGGTGACTTCGAGCTTCTCGTCGAGTACAAGACCGTGCCCAAGGCAGACAGCGGCATCTACCTTCGCGGTGTGCCCCAGGTGCAGATCTGGGACTCCACGGAAAGCGATGAGAAGGCCGTGCAACTGGGCAAGCCCAAGGGCTCCGGTGGTCTCTGGAACAACGCCGCCGGCAATCCCGGCAAGGACCCGCTCGTGAAAGCGGACAAGGCCTTCGGTGAATGGAACAAGTTCCGCATCGTCATGGTGGGCAGCCGCGTGAGCATCTGGCTCAATGACCAGCTCGTGGTGGATCACGCCATCCTCGAAAACTACTACGACAAGGCCAAGCCGAAGGGCAACACCCCTCCCCCCGCCCCGCGCCCGGTGCCTGCGAAGGGACCCATCCAGCTCCAAACCCACGGTGGCGAGATCCGTTGGAAGAACATCTTCATCCGTGAAATTGGAGCGGAAGAGGCCAACAAGATTCTCTCCAGCAAGGGCGGTGAGGGCTTCAAGAGCGTGTGGAACGGCAAAGACTTCGATGGATGGGCCGGTCCCCTGGAGAACTACGAAGTCGTGGACGGAGCCATCCGCTGCAAAGACAAGAAGGGCGGCACAGTGTACTGGAACCAGGACCTGAAAGACTTCGCCGCGCGCGTGGAATTCAAGGTGCCGGCGGGTGGAAACAACGGCCTGGCGATTCGCTATCCTGGACAGGGTGACACGGCCTACGTGGGCATGACCGAACTTCAAGTGCTCGACAACGACGCGGAGAAATACGCCAAACTCGACGCGCGTCAGTTCCATGGCAGCGCCTACGGCATGGTCGCCGCGCAACGTGGATACACCCGCCCCGCCGGTGAGTGGAACTTCCAGGAAGTGACCGTGAAGGGCAGCACCATCAAGGTGGAGCTCAATGGCACCGTCATTCTTGATGCCGACCTCAGCAAGGTGGATCCCTCCACGGTGATGGGCTCCAAGCCCGACGCTCCGAAGGCACACCCCGGCCTGAACCGTACCAATGGCTTCTTCGGCTTCGCTGGCCACAGCGATCCGGTGAGCTTCAAGGATGTGCAGGTGAAGAGCCTGTAG
- a CDS encoding phosphoribosylanthranilate isomerase gives MSESNPSSPILPHENCRVKICGVTQREQALAIAELGVDYLGLNFWPKSKRHLPLESALTWAREIPGTTKLVGLFVNAEANDVQDTAASVGLSFVQLHGDETPDFCARLVEQGLNVIKAIQVKDESSLDGVAAFPVQNILLDAYHPGMRGGIGETFPWKLAQEFKQRYPERHLWLAGGLTPENVAEAVAGVHPQVVDVASGVEDASPGVKNLEKVRRFIEATRTGAAVN, from the coding sequence ATGTCCGAATCCAATCCGTCATCCCCCATCCTGCCGCATGAAAACTGCCGGGTGAAAATCTGCGGAGTGACGCAACGTGAGCAGGCGCTGGCCATTGCGGAACTGGGCGTGGATTACCTCGGCCTGAACTTCTGGCCAAAATCGAAGCGGCATCTGCCGCTCGAATCGGCTCTGACTTGGGCGCGCGAGATTCCAGGGACAACAAAGCTTGTCGGTCTCTTTGTGAACGCCGAGGCTAACGACGTGCAGGATACTGCCGCATCCGTCGGTCTTTCCTTCGTGCAACTGCACGGCGATGAGACTCCCGATTTTTGCGCGCGTCTCGTGGAGCAAGGCCTGAATGTCATCAAGGCCATCCAGGTAAAGGATGAGTCCAGCCTTGATGGTGTCGCAGCATTCCCGGTGCAGAACATTCTGCTGGATGCGTACCATCCCGGCATGCGTGGCGGCATTGGCGAGACGTTTCCGTGGAAGCTCGCTCAGGAGTTCAAGCAACGCTATCCAGAACGCCATCTGTGGCTGGCAGGTGGACTCACACCTGAGAATGTCGCTGAAGCCGTGGCTGGCGTGCACCCTCAGGTGGTGGATGTGGCCAGCGGGGTGGAGGATGCCTCACCCGGTGTGAAGAACCTGGAAAAGGTAAGGCGTTTCATCGAAGCGACGCGCACAGGTGCGGCGGTGAATTAG
- a CDS encoding response regulator codes for MPEPTPRVLVADASLPNRRLIRELLTAFRHCELDDAANAEHAFERALQREYALFIFAIDLPDISGILLDRFLAKVYTKVHTGAVTAPPVVFLSRPEDAAAFRAAQSDARVRGQVPLPLNLDALMNAAGNVLPAKGTK; via the coding sequence ATGCCCGAGCCCACTCCGCGTGTCCTAGTCGCCGATGCCTCCCTGCCGAACCGGCGCCTCATTCGTGAGTTGCTGACCGCCTTCCGTCACTGCGAACTCGATGACGCCGCCAATGCGGAGCACGCCTTTGAGCGCGCCCTACAGCGCGAGTACGCCCTTTTCATCTTCGCGATCGATCTGCCGGACATCAGCGGCATCCTGCTGGATCGTTTCCTGGCCAAGGTCTACACCAAGGTGCATACTGGCGCCGTCACCGCACCGCCCGTGGTCTTCCTGTCGCGTCCCGAAGATGCCGCCGCCTTCCGCGCTGCCCAAAGTGACGCTCGTGTCCGCGGCCAGGTCCCCCTGCCGCTCAATCTGGATGCGCTGATGAATGCGGCAGGCAATGTGCTGCCGGCGAAGGGGACAAAGTAG
- a CDS encoding RNA polymerase sigma factor, whose product MPRTTPELEPRTPRSSGEERKQRTMCEKTRKSLIEKLDNWEDHRVWDEFYQTYWRLIFSVATKAGLTREEAFDVVQETILAIARQVKKGQYDPRAGSFKAWLLQMTRWRILDVFRARKRQPSLADQGNEHSENAELAMERLTHEKDNVLEKVWDKEWKDNITSAALERVKSRVSPRQFQIFDCYVLKGWGVKKTAEVLGINAAQVYLAKHRVGALVKKEVQGLESTML is encoded by the coding sequence ATGCCCCGCACAACCCCAGAGTTGGAGCCCCGTACCCCCCGTTCCAGCGGGGAGGAGCGCAAACAGCGCACCATGTGCGAAAAAACGCGCAAGAGCCTCATTGAGAAGCTCGACAACTGGGAGGACCATCGCGTCTGGGATGAGTTTTATCAGACCTACTGGCGTCTGATCTTCAGTGTGGCCACGAAGGCTGGCCTGACCCGCGAGGAGGCATTCGATGTGGTGCAGGAAACCATTCTGGCCATCGCGCGCCAGGTGAAGAAGGGGCAGTACGATCCTCGTGCTGGTTCCTTCAAGGCGTGGCTCCTGCAGATGACGCGCTGGCGTATCCTGGATGTCTTCCGCGCTCGCAAGCGTCAGCCCTCCCTTGCCGACCAGGGCAATGAGCACTCGGAAAATGCCGAGCTCGCCATGGAGCGGCTGACGCACGAGAAGGACAACGTGCTGGAAAAAGTGTGGGACAAGGAGTGGAAGGACAACATCACCTCCGCTGCACTGGAGCGGGTGAAGAGCCGCGTTTCACCGCGCCAATTCCAGATTTTCGACTGCTATGTGCTGAAAGGTTGGGGCGTGAAGAAGACGGCCGAGGTGCTGGGCATCAATGCCGCCCAGGTCTATCTGGCGAAACATCGCGTCGGTGCCCTCGTCAAAAAAGAGGTGCAGGGACTGGAAAGCACCATGCTCTAA
- a CDS encoding bifunctional serine/threonine-protein kinase/formylglycine-generating enzyme family protein — protein MPPPKPAQEQPAASPAAGGPSSGMKPGSARGSGQARTSQEPLSSRDEDIPIPDLKLIRRIGSGAYGEVWLAQTITGALRAVKVVWREDFEYEKTFHREFEGIQQFEPISRGHPGLVNVLHVGWNENRGFYYYVMELADDADRGKDIDITTYVPRTLTTDFKTHGRLNLEFCKQTGIYLADALGYMHSYGLTHRDIKPSNIIFVGGVCKLADIGLVAAHGERSFVGTEGFVPPEGPGTFASDIYSLGKVLYEISSGKDRMEFPEVPDDLTAGEWKLWREWNGVICQACAPNLKERFASAADFAEALRTVGVPKPVPMSSRLWGAAWRLVLGSFLFGALLAVSKRTAEWRYVVQAPESRELTPEEIAQAKLPRQGRMWLNSFDLKFNWKGDRHVAEKPVTLESLQRFLDDSMQSFEGEVVPTFPKGGKPEYPVVVPKTDADAFAEWMTKYDQEAGALDANYEYAWKQDTSVKRSAANADWVAFRLEVVRLHFGHVIVESSPGRAEVMNNGVALGPTPLALTRMKVGNAEFVVNLPGYKREVLKGKVEEGKTLKLVAKLKPTDAVAFGRKWKNSLGMDFVPLGDVLMAATETRRADYATFLRTLPTSQPPLVDVRSDVTLPMTHVSRTDAELFCKWLTMVERTRGLLEPSQSYRLPTDDEWSMAAGLPRERGDSPASRSQRALGIYPWGFSWPPSPVPGNMWDRTAATKAKRKDGIEDFNDGFADLSPVGSFEPNENGLRDLAGNVWEWVQDDFGGEDQKLRRLGAVRGGGFRSGNKDELLASHRKAMPPGTRGDEIGFRVVLSEEGVTARQDDE, from the coding sequence ATGCCTCCTCCCAAGCCTGCCCAGGAGCAGCCAGCGGCATCGCCTGCTGCCGGAGGTCCATCTTCAGGCATGAAGCCCGGAAGCGCCCGGGGCAGTGGACAGGCGCGGACCTCACAGGAGCCGCTGAGCTCCCGGGATGAGGACATCCCGATTCCGGATCTCAAGCTCATCCGCCGCATCGGCTCCGGTGCCTATGGTGAAGTGTGGCTGGCCCAGACAATCACCGGTGCCCTGCGTGCCGTGAAGGTGGTATGGCGGGAGGACTTTGAGTACGAGAAGACCTTCCACCGGGAGTTCGAAGGCATTCAGCAATTTGAGCCCATCTCCCGCGGACATCCCGGGTTGGTGAATGTGCTCCACGTAGGGTGGAACGAAAACCGTGGCTTCTATTACTATGTGATGGAACTGGCGGACGATGCCGATCGTGGAAAAGACATCGACATCACAACCTACGTGCCCCGCACGCTGACCACGGATTTCAAGACACATGGCCGGCTGAATCTCGAGTTCTGCAAACAGACCGGCATCTATCTGGCGGATGCGCTGGGATACATGCACAGCTACGGGCTCACGCACCGCGACATCAAGCCGTCCAACATCATCTTTGTGGGAGGCGTGTGCAAACTGGCGGACATCGGCCTCGTGGCTGCGCATGGCGAGCGTTCGTTCGTGGGCACAGAGGGCTTTGTGCCGCCGGAGGGCCCGGGTACCTTTGCTTCGGACATCTACAGCCTTGGGAAAGTGCTGTATGAAATCAGCTCGGGGAAGGACCGCATGGAGTTCCCCGAGGTGCCGGACGATCTCACGGCAGGCGAGTGGAAGCTGTGGCGCGAGTGGAATGGCGTTATCTGCCAGGCGTGTGCGCCGAATCTGAAGGAGCGCTTTGCCAGTGCTGCGGACTTTGCCGAGGCACTGCGGACCGTGGGAGTACCGAAGCCGGTGCCCATGAGCAGCCGCCTGTGGGGCGCTGCCTGGCGATTGGTGTTGGGCTCGTTTCTTTTTGGCGCGCTGCTCGCTGTCTCCAAGCGCACTGCGGAGTGGCGCTATGTGGTGCAGGCACCGGAGTCTCGCGAGCTGACGCCCGAGGAGATTGCCCAGGCAAAGCTCCCACGTCAGGGCCGGATGTGGCTGAACAGCTTCGACCTCAAGTTCAACTGGAAGGGAGATCGCCATGTGGCGGAGAAGCCGGTGACGCTGGAGTCGCTGCAGCGTTTCCTGGATGACAGCATGCAGTCCTTCGAGGGCGAAGTGGTTCCCACCTTCCCAAAGGGCGGAAAGCCGGAGTATCCGGTGGTCGTTCCCAAGACGGATGCGGACGCCTTTGCCGAATGGATGACGAAGTACGATCAGGAGGCCGGCGCGCTGGATGCCAACTACGAGTACGCCTGGAAGCAGGATACGAGCGTGAAGCGCAGCGCGGCGAACGCGGACTGGGTTGCCTTCCGTCTGGAGGTGGTGCGGCTGCACTTCGGCCATGTGATCGTGGAAAGTTCTCCTGGCAGGGCGGAAGTCATGAACAATGGTGTCGCCCTGGGACCTACGCCGCTCGCGCTCACGCGCATGAAGGTGGGAAATGCCGAGTTCGTGGTGAATCTTCCCGGCTACAAGCGTGAGGTACTCAAGGGCAAGGTGGAGGAAGGGAAGACGCTCAAGCTCGTGGCAAAACTCAAGCCTACGGATGCGGTGGCATTCGGCAGGAAGTGGAAGAATTCCCTGGGCATGGACTTCGTGCCGCTGGGAGATGTGCTCATGGCTGCGACCGAGACCCGCCGTGCGGACTACGCTACGTTCCTGCGCACGCTTCCCACATCGCAGCCTCCGCTGGTCGACGTGCGTTCTGACGTGACCCTGCCCATGACCCACGTGAGCCGCACGGATGCGGAACTCTTCTGCAAGTGGCTCACGATGGTGGAGCGCACTCGTGGCTTGCTGGAGCCGAGTCAGAGCTACCGACTGCCTACGGATGACGAGTGGAGCATGGCGGCGGGACTTCCGCGCGAGCGTGGTGATTCCCCGGCCTCACGCAGCCAGCGCGCGTTGGGCATCTATCCGTGGGGCTTCAGCTGGCCGCCGAGCCCGGTCCCTGGGAACATGTGGGACCGCACCGCCGCCACCAAGGCAAAACGCAAGGACGGCATTGAGGACTTCAACGATGGCTTTGCCGACTTGTCCCCCGTCGGTTCGTTTGAGCCGAATGAAAATGGACTGCGTGACCTTGCCGGGAATGTCTGGGAATGGGTGCAGGACGATTTTGGCGGCGAAGATCAAAAACTGCGCCGACTGGGTGCGGTACGAGGTGGTGGCTTCCGTTCCGGAAACAAGGACGAGCTTCTCGCTTCCCATCGCAAAGCCATGCCCCCAGGGACTCGCGGAGATGAGATTGGTTTCCGCGTGGTGCTCAGCGAAGAGGGCGTGACAGCCCGCCAAGATGATGAGTGA
- a CDS encoding response regulator → MAESSPELMTVKETAEYLRIPLPTVYYLVQRGQLPAVQIGGRWRIKRSLLDRDVLRKEEETGQPTVLVVDDDPALQALFKQFLKKANLARLVVGSGAEALSMAKKQKFDFVFLDLKLPDIPGDEVYMQLKALDPDLPIVVITGYPDSEILSKILATGPVTVIKKPLEFDQLNKAVKQLGHKGAEAVA, encoded by the coding sequence ATGGCTGAATCCTCCCCTGAGTTGATGACGGTCAAAGAGACCGCCGAGTACCTCCGCATTCCGCTGCCGACGGTGTATTACCTCGTGCAGCGCGGACAGCTCCCGGCAGTCCAGATCGGTGGACGGTGGCGCATCAAGCGCAGCCTTCTGGATCGCGATGTGCTGCGGAAGGAAGAAGAAACAGGCCAGCCCACCGTGCTTGTGGTTGATGATGATCCTGCGCTGCAGGCTCTCTTCAAGCAGTTCTTGAAGAAGGCCAACCTCGCTCGCCTCGTGGTGGGCTCTGGTGCGGAAGCGCTCAGCATGGCCAAGAAGCAGAAGTTCGACTTCGTCTTCCTGGACCTCAAGCTTCCTGACATTCCGGGGGATGAGGTATACATGCAACTCAAGGCGCTGGATCCCGATCTGCCAATCGTGGTGATTACCGGATATCCGGACAGTGAAATCCTTAGCAAGATTTTGGCTACCGGACCTGTGACGGTGATCAAGAAGCCCCTCGAGTTTGATCAGCTTAACAAGGCTGTGAAGCAGCTCGGACACAAAGGTGCTGAGGCTGTAGCTTAA
- a CDS encoding TIGR03067 domain-containing protein, which translates to MVRPLIITIMAMLWSLPPCMAAPPADDLQRMEGSWTVKYAEKGNKPVSTQEAKAMTLRITGPVFSIMVDGKVVNNATLSVDATKEPKQFKMASPDGKQSVLGIYKIEPEEIRLCWDNSPGKRPVTFSGINESGSLVYFRLVKAKL; encoded by the coding sequence ATGGTCCGCCCACTCATCATCACGATTATGGCGATGCTCTGGTCGCTGCCGCCATGCATGGCTGCGCCGCCTGCCGATGACCTCCAGCGGATGGAAGGTTCATGGACAGTGAAGTATGCGGAGAAGGGGAACAAGCCCGTGTCCACCCAGGAGGCGAAGGCGATGACGCTGCGCATCACGGGACCGGTTTTCTCCATCATGGTCGACGGGAAGGTGGTGAACAATGCCACGCTCTCCGTAGACGCCACCAAGGAACCGAAGCAGTTCAAAATGGCCTCGCCCGACGGGAAGCAGTCCGTTCTGGGCATCTACAAGATTGAGCCCGAGGAAATCCGCCTCTGCTGGGACAACTCGCCGGGAAAGAGGCCTGTCACTTTCAGTGGCATCAATGAGTCCGGGTCGCTGGTATACTTCCGGCTGGTGAAGGCGAAGTTGTAG